In Leifsonia sp. PS1209, the genomic stretch CGTAATAGGGCAGCCCGCAGTTCGCATACGAGACGTACGGGCCGCGCTCGAACACCACGATCTCCGCAGTCTCGTCGAGCCGGCGCAATCGCGTCGCGGCCGACATTCCTCCGGCGACTCCGCCAACGATCACGGTCTTCATCCTGTGCACCTCCCGAGGGCGGTTTGGTGATACCCTCCCCGGTATCGTACTATACGGAGGGGGGTATACAGAACCAGCCCTCTACCGGACCCGAGAAAGAGAGTTCCAGACCCATGTGCTACCCCGCCACCTGCAAAGTCTGCGGCAAGACGACCTGGAGCGGCTGCGGTCAGCACGTCGCCGACGTTCGCCGGCGCGTGCCCGCAAACCAGTGGTGCAATGGCAACCACACCGACGCCGAGAAGGCTGCCGCCTCCGGTGGCGGGTTCTTCGGCCGGCTCTTCGGACGCGGCTGACCGTGAGCACCGTCACCCTCACCGCCGGCACACTGAAGGGTCAGATCGAGCAGAACGACATCGTCCTGATCGACTTCTGGGCGGCCTGGTGCGGCCCCTGCCGCATGTTCGCCCCCGTTTTCGAGACCGCATCCGCGCAGCACCCGGACATCGTCTTCGGCAAAGTCGACTCCGAGACCGAGCAGGAACTCGCCGCGGCCGCCGGGATCACCTCGATCCCCACCCTCATGGCTTTCCGCGACGGGGTCCTCGTGTTCTCACAGCCAGGAGCGCTCCCCGCCAGGGACCTCGAAGACCTGATCGGCCAGATCCGCGCCATCGATCCGGCTGAACTCACCGCCGCCAAGGCCCGCACCTGAGCCGAAGAGATACCCTGGCGGGTACCGCGACGCGTCGAGCCCACCCCGCCCACTCGGCGCCATCGGCGCCATCGAGAAAGAAGAACACGCCGTGGCAACTACCGCCGCCGACATCAAGCCCGTCCTCAACCGGCTCCGCCGCGCGCAGGGCCAGCTCAACGCCGTCATCGCCGCCGTCGAGAACGGCGGCAAATGCCGCGACGTCGTCATCCAGCTCGCCGCAGTCTCAAGTGCGCTCGACAAGGCCGGCTTCCAGATCATCTCCACCGCCATGCAGAAATGCATCACCGACCCCGACGACGACTCCGACCCGATGACGGTCGAAGAGCTCCAGAAGCTCTTCATGACTCTCGCGTGAAGGAGATGACCGACGCCGTAACGTCCGGTGTGGTTGTTCACCTCGATGAGGCCGACTCCGCCAAGCACGCCGCCGTCCTCAGGAACGTCAGCAACCTCATCGACGCCCTCGAACAGGGAACAGACATCGAGCTAGTCGTCCACGGGCCAGGGATCAGCATCCTTCTGCTCGACAGCCCGCACTACGAAACCGTCCGCACGCTCCAACACCGCGGACTCACCGTCGACGCCTGCCGGAACACTCTCCGAAGCGAACACATCGACGCCGAGCAACTTGTGGCCGATACCGTCATCGTTCCTTCCGGCATCGCTCACCTCGTGATCCGTCAACGCGAAGGCTGGGCCTACCTACGGCCGTGATGGCGGCGGGCGTGCCCCTCGGGTTATCTTGTAAGGTACGTCCGATGGAGAGCACGACAGCGGGTCCATTCCGCGCCCTGCTGGGGCTTGTTATCTGCGTTGTGGGCGCTGGAATCGCTGTCATCGCGATCATCCTCACCGTCGAGTACGCCTGGGGATGGATCTTCCCCGTTGGGCCAGTCGCGCTTGTTCTCGCCGCGCTCTCCATTCGGTGGGGAACGCGCCTGATCTCGCACTAGGGCGACGCGCACCGACCCGGACCAGAGCGGGAGACCGCGCGGCTCTGCGAATCCGACATCGTGAGCACAATGGGCTGCGCTGCACGCACAGCCGCCCAATCTTCCCCGGCCAGCGATAAGAGAACGTTGAAGTCGAAGAACCCCTCCGGCCAGGACATCGACACCGTACGCCGACCATGACCTCATCCGAAGAGGAGTCAGCGGCCTGATCAACGCGCTCACCATCCAGATTGGACAGGGCTGGATCGGACGCCTTCGGCGTTCTGACTTCCTTACTCTTCTCTCCGATCCGGCAGCCGACCATAGCAAGCTCCGGCAACTCCAGGCCCCGGTCGTCGCTATTTGCAGACTCCACTCGTTGCGCTCACTCCGCTTAGCAACCGCCGCCTCCGGGCATTCCGCTGCCTCCACCCGCTATCGATCTTTGTGCCGGAACGGCCAGAAGAACGATGAGGGAGTTCAAGATCATGAGCGGCAAAGTCACCATCCGGAGCGCGAAGGAGCGACAGGCAGACACGGAGGCACTCCACGCGTCGATCGCAGAGCAGGTCCAACAACTCGCCGAAAGCGGCCAGTGGCGGGCGTTCCTTGAGTTCGCCCGCTCCTTCCACAACTACAGCCTGAACAACCTCCTCCTGATCCTCTCCCAGAACCCCAACGCGACCGTCGTCGCCGGCTTCCGACAGTGGCAGACCAGGGGACGACAAGTTCGCAAAGGCGAGAAGGCAATCAAGATCTTCGGCTACCGCGAGAGGAAGGCCAGCCGCGACGACGACAAAGACGAGACCGAAGGCGAACAACAAGTGGTGCGCTACTTCCCCACCCTTTCCGTGTTCGACATTGCACAGACCGACCCAATCGAAGGAGCCGAACCTCTCCCCCAGAACCCAACCCGCCGCCTAACCGGCCACGACGACCACGGCGTCATCGCTCCGCTGACCACGCACCTCCAAGCCAACGGCTGGAGTGTCCAACGCGCACCGCTCATGAACGCGAGCGGGTACACGGATCCCGGACTGCACCGGGTGACCCTGGCGGAAAACCTGGCAATCGAGCACGCGGCCAAAACACTCATTCACGAAACCGCGCATATCAAGCTGCGCCACGTCGAGGATCTCGACGAGTACCACGCCCACCGGGGGCAGATGGAGGTGGAAGCCGAATCGGTCGCCTACATCGTCGCCGGCCTGTCCGGGTTCGATACCAGCGCGTACAGCATCGGCTACATCACGGGTTGGTCCGGCGAGGACACGGCCCTCGTTCGAGACACGGCCGCGCGAGTACTAAAGGCAGCGCACACGATTGCGGCAGTCATCGAAAAGCCTCACTAGGCCGTCAGTCGCAACGCGAAGAGCCCCGATCCGCTCGGACCGGGGCTCTTCGCTGTCGGGGAACGGAACCGCGTTGAAGCGGCTCGAAGAACAGATCGGGCGAGACGTGGTGAGAATGACGCCAAGCGAAGAAGCGAGGACAAGAAGAGAAGGACGCAGATCGAGAGAACCACAACAGAGAACTACAAATACAACTGCCAAGGCTAGAACCGACGGAGCAAGACGAGAAACGACGAAAAAGAGCGAATGCACGTAGGCACTCTTCGAGATGTGCGCGCGCGGTGCGCGCCGAAATGAGCGCGCGCCCGGAAGTTCTAAGTGTGAGAGGTGGAGTGGCGCGCTGGAAGCGCGGGCAGGCGGCCCAAGGGGTCAAGCAGGCGGTGCGCTACGCGTTCGGCGGCGTCTGCGACGCGACACTGACAGCCAAGACCGCCGACGGTGCCCTCGCGGCGGCCGGGTACGCGGACGCGGTGATGACCCGGTACATCGTCGAGAACGGTGCGATCCGCGACGACCTACTCACCCGTTCACAATTAAAGGATTGGGTCGACGGTGTCGACCCGCTGACCGGTCAGCGGAAAGGACGAGACCTCGAGTCGCCAGTCGCGGACCTGGTTCTGGACGCGACGATCAACGCCCCGAAGTCGTTCTCAATCGCTGCGATGCTTGACCCGGAGTTGGCTGCCGCATACGAGGATCTGCAGGACCGACTGCGGGATCGGATCATCAAGCTGTGGCAGGCCGAACTCAACGCCCGCCGCGGAAAGCAGGGCGTCATCCGGGAGGACCTCGCCCGGATCGAGGTCGTCGAGTTGCGACACGAACGTTCGCGTTCGTTGGACCCGCACAAGCACCGCCACCTGTGGCTTAACGTCAAGGTCCAGGGCGTCGACGGAAAGTGGTCGAACGTCGACACCCGGGTCGCGTTGCGATTCCAGAACGTCATCAACGCCGAAGGGGACCTCGCCTCGCGCACCGATCCAGCATGGGTCGCGGCGCTGGCAGCGAAGGGCTTCACGCTGAACGCCGATGGGGAGATCGCGCAGCTGCAACATCTTGTGCGGCCACTCTCGAAGCGGTCAGCTCAGATCGAGGCCAACAAGGCAAGTCACCTCCGCACCTGGAGAGACGAACACGCGGGCCAGGAACCGTCTCCGACAGTGCTGACGCAGATCGATCAGTGGGCGTGGGCGGCCGGTCGGCCGAACAAGCCCAGCAGCCTGGACGAGGAGGATTGGGCTGCGCTGGTCCGCAACGAGCTCTTCGCCGCCGATCCCACGCTTCCTCACCGGCGGCCCCTTGGGGCGGTTCCTACTCTTTCAATCGAGGACCTCGACATCGAACTGTTAGCGGCCAAAGCCGTCGTCGACGCTGACGCACGATCATCCCGCACCGGAGGCCGGTTCAGCATGATGGACGTCCGGGCCGGCACGCTTCGGGCACTCGCAGCAACCGGCGTCGTCGCAGATCGAGAGAGGCTCACAGAGCTCGCTGAGGAAGTCGTTGCGCACTCGCACACGGTCACACTGATCTCCGAATCGAACGCCCCGCAGCACATCAAGCACCTCATGGCAGTGTCCACCGCCACACTGAAGGCCACCCTCGCCCAAAAGGTCGACGGCTTCTCCGCGCCCGGACAGATCCTCGACACGGAAGAAGTCGCCGCAATCGGTCGCGCCATTGAGCCCGAGCGGACGCTCGATGAGGGCCAGCTCGCTGGTGCGGCCGCGATTGGCGGCACATCGCGCAACGTCGTCGTCTCCGGCCCGGCCGGCACGGGAAAGACCACCATGCTCAAGGTCGCGGGCGCTGCGCTCCGCCGACGCGGGCACAAGATGATCATCGTCGCGCCGACCAAAAAGGCTTCAGCGGTAGCGGGACGCGAGACGATGAGTTCCTCGTCGTCGCTTCACCAGCTTCTGCATGAGTTCGGATGGCGCTGGACGTCCGACGCAGCCGGCGCAACGATCTGGAACCGACTATCAATCGGTGAGA encodes the following:
- the trxA gene encoding thioredoxin: MSTVTLTAGTLKGQIEQNDIVLIDFWAAWCGPCRMFAPVFETASAQHPDIVFGKVDSETEQELAAAAGITSIPTLMAFRDGVLVFSQPGALPARDLEDLIGQIRAIDPAELTAAKART
- a CDS encoding metal-sensitive transcriptional regulator, whose protein sequence is MATTAADIKPVLNRLRRAQGQLNAVIAAVENGGKCRDVVIQLAAVSSALDKAGFQIISTAMQKCITDPDDDSDPMTVEELQKLFMTLA
- a CDS encoding DsrE family protein; translation: MTDAVTSGVVVHLDEADSAKHAAVLRNVSNLIDALEQGTDIELVVHGPGISILLLDSPHYETVRTLQHRGLTVDACRNTLRSEHIDAEQLVADTVIVPSGIAHLVIRQREGWAYLRP
- a CDS encoding ArdC family protein; its protein translation is MREFKIMSGKVTIRSAKERQADTEALHASIAEQVQQLAESGQWRAFLEFARSFHNYSLNNLLLILSQNPNATVVAGFRQWQTRGRQVRKGEKAIKIFGYRERKASRDDDKDETEGEQQVVRYFPTLSVFDIAQTDPIEGAEPLPQNPTRRLTGHDDHGVIAPLTTHLQANGWSVQRAPLMNASGYTDPGLHRVTLAENLAIEHAAKTLIHETAHIKLRHVEDLDEYHAHRGQMEVEAESVAYIVAGLSGFDTSAYSIGYITGWSGEDTALVRDTAARVLKAAHTIAAVIEKPH
- a CDS encoding AAA family ATPase gives rise to the protein MARWKRGQAAQGVKQAVRYAFGGVCDATLTAKTADGALAAAGYADAVMTRYIVENGAIRDDLLTRSQLKDWVDGVDPLTGQRKGRDLESPVADLVLDATINAPKSFSIAAMLDPELAAAYEDLQDRLRDRIIKLWQAELNARRGKQGVIREDLARIEVVELRHERSRSLDPHKHRHLWLNVKVQGVDGKWSNVDTRVALRFQNVINAEGDLASRTDPAWVAALAAKGFTLNADGEIAQLQHLVRPLSKRSAQIEANKASHLRTWRDEHAGQEPSPTVLTQIDQWAWAAGRPNKPSSLDEEDWAALVRNELFAADPTLPHRRPLGAVPTLSIEDLDIELLAAKAVVDADARSSRTGGRFSMMDVRAGTLRALAATGVVADRERLTELAEEVVAHSHTVTLISESNAPQHIKHLMAVSTATLKATLAQKVDGFSAPGQILDTEEVAAIGRAIEPERTLDEGQLAGAAAIGGTSRNVVVSGPAGTGKTTMLKVAGAALRRRGHKMIIVAPTKKASAVAGRETMSSSSSLHQLLHEFGWRWTSDAAGATIWNRLSIGETDSTSGGIYRGPRISIYPGDRIVVDEAGMLDLEAASALLDVVQGTGAGVALVGDQRQALPIGHSGAMALFSRRSLRLVELTTTHRFNDPEWADLAMRLREPRSEDEMRGVADDLIGTDHVVMTNSDVAAREAMVDAWFDAMRRRETISLVTATHAEAQEISEAIQSRRIEAGIVSTESAFSGQSGQTIFIGDVVQTRRNDSAADVQNRQNWIVKAIGISHVILAASADSTDLRKVTLGYAGSHIHLAYATTVYGVQGETTDRSLVGPGVDAAGLYVGLTRGKQHNAAVLVAPTESAAKSKLVEMLQHETVEETLEKSRAAAQTEFRRSAQSVGGPTIAAPDQQLTSAGLK